The following DNA comes from Methanobrevibacter boviskoreani JH1.
ATGAAGTTTTAGAAAAGGTAAATGAAGTAGTTGATAGTAAAAATTATAATTTCCCACCTAAATATAGGGAAGATATAACTGATGCATACATTAGAAGGGATCTTACCGATAAGGAGTTAGATACTTTAGTTGATAAAGTAGAAGAGGCTTATGAAAGATCCTTTATTCAGGCAGGTGAGGCTGTAGGTACTGTAGCTGCTCAATCTGTAGGTGAACCGGGTACTCAGATGACTATGCGTACTTTCCACTATGCGGGGGTAGCAGAATTAAACGTAACCTTAGGTTTACCTAGGCTTATTGAAATTGTAGATGCTCGTAAAAAGATTTCAACACCTACAATGGATATTTATTTGTCCTCTGAAGAAAATCCTGAAAATGGTTTAGCACTTAATCAAGATGAGGAATTTGTACGTAAACTTGCAAACTACATTGGTAAAAGTACCATAAATGATGTACTTGAGGATTTCAATGTAAACTATGCTGAAATGAAAGTGGATGCTATTTTAAACAAGGACAAAATTGCAGATAAAAGACTTGATTATGATGATGTAATTTCAACCATTGAAAAATCATTTAAAAAGGTTAAAGTTGATGATAATAAATTTACTTTTGAACCATCTAAGGCTTCCATTAGGGAATTACGTCTTTTAGCAGATAAGGTTAGAGATACTCAAATCAGTGGTTTAAAAGGTATTGGAAAAGTTATCATCAGAAAAGAAGATGAATGGATTATACATACTGAAGGTTCAAATCTTAAAGATATTCTTAAAATCGATGGAATTGACAATGTTAGAACAACTACAAACGATATCCATGAGATTTATGTTGTTTTAGGTATTGAAGCTGCACGTAATGCTATTATTCATGAAGCTTATAGAACCTTATCTGAACAAGGTCTTTCTGTTGATATTAGACATATTATGCTTGTAGCTGATATGATGACCTCTGAAGGTGTTGTAAAATCTATTGGTCGTCATGGTATTGGTGGAGAAAAATCTTCTGTCCTTGCTCGTGCGGCATTTGAGGAAACTGGTAAACACTTACTTAGGGCAAGTATTCATGGGGAAACCGATAAACTTACTGGTGTTATTGAAAACATTATTGTTGGTCAACCTATACCATTAGGTACTGGATCTGTAGATGTCATAATGGATAAAGATCAAACAGAAGAAACTACTAAATCCAATAGGGCTAAAGCTAAAAAAACCCTTAAGGCTATCAAAAAAGAAAGAGCTAAAAGTATGTATTAATTGAAG
Coding sequences within:
- the rpoA2 gene encoding DNA-directed RNA polymerase subunit A''; this encodes MASELTKDEVLEKVNEVVDSKNYNFPPKYREDITDAYIRRDLTDKELDTLVDKVEEAYERSFIQAGEAVGTVAAQSVGEPGTQMTMRTFHYAGVAELNVTLGLPRLIEIVDARKKISTPTMDIYLSSEENPENGLALNQDEEFVRKLANYIGKSTINDVLEDFNVNYAEMKVDAILNKDKIADKRLDYDDVISTIEKSFKKVKVDDNKFTFEPSKASIRELRLLADKVRDTQISGLKGIGKVIIRKEDEWIIHTEGSNLKDILKIDGIDNVRTTTNDIHEIYVVLGIEAARNAIIHEAYRTLSEQGLSVDIRHIMLVADMMTSEGVVKSIGRHGIGGEKSSVLARAAFEETGKHLLRASIHGETDKLTGVIENIIVGQPIPLGTGSVDVIMDKDQTEETTKSNRAKAKKTLKAIKKERAKSMY